TGACTAACCTTTTTCAGGATAAAAAAGAGTATAGAAAACCATTTTTCATGCGGTTTCCTATTCAAAGTCTGTATATAAAGATTGATATTCTACAATACTTCAACAATCTTCTGATGGATTTTGTTTAAAGTAAATTCATCACCGCCCTTTCTGCCCATCATCTCTTTAGCCATAGGACTTTCCGGAGATATGGCGTAGAACCTGTCTCCTTCAAAAAAGAATTCTCCCAGTGACACAGAAATATAGAATCTGGCTTTATTGGTAATCACCAATGAACCGAGCTGCACTCTTTCAGTGGCCGTATTGAGAACTTTTGCCATATTTCTTTTAAGATCATTCAAAGCTCCCAATTGTCGCTGCATCTGATAGATCTCCTCCTGCATTTCTTCTCTCATGCTGTCATATTTCGGAGTTTTTTTGATGTCG
This region of Chryseobacterium culicis genomic DNA includes:
- a CDS encoding GreA/GreB family elongation factor, with protein sequence MEKIVFEKSDIRDFVKTTIAEKIEKLKNFIAFTLEASRDIKKTPKYDSMREEMQEEIYQMQRQLGALNDLKRNMAKVLNTATERVQLGSLVITNKARFYISVSLGEFFFEGDRFYAISPESPMAKEMMGRKGGDEFTLNKIHQKIVEVL